The Desulfuromonas acetoxidans DSM 684 DNA window TCAGCCATTACTTTGAAGCGGTCGGCCTGACCGACGTCAGCCTGCAAATCAACTCACTGGGCTGCCCCAAGTGCCGCCCCGATTATCGCCAGACCCTGATCGATTTTCTTCAGCAGCGTCTTGATCAACTGTGTCCGGACTGTCAGCGCCGCTATGCCACAAATCCGCTGCGCGTGCTCGACTGTAAATCCAAATCATGCAAGGAAGCAACTCAAGATGCGCCCTCGGTGCTGGACCATCTGTGTGACGAATGTGATACGCACTTTGCCACGGTGCAGCAGTGTCTGAATCAGTTGGGTACCGCCTATTCAATTAACAATCGCATGGTGCGCGGCCTCGACTACTACACCAAGACCACCTTTGAAATGGTCACAAACAATCTCGGTGCCCAAAACGCCGTAGCCGCCGGTGGTCGTTACGACGGACTGGTGGAAGAGCTGGGCGGACCGTCATTACCCGGCATCGGCTTTGCCATGGGGGTGGAACGTCTGGTGTTGCTGCTACAGGACAAAAAAATTAAAACCCCACCCCCGGCGCTATTTCTGGCTACATTGGGGAAGGACGCCGAAGAATTTGCGTTCAAGGTCCTTCATCAGTTGCAACGTGAGGGCATTTATGCGGAGATGGACTTTACTGGCAGAAGCCTCAAAGCACAACTGCGCCGGGCCGACAAACTCAACTGCCGTTATACCATTATGATTGGCGACAACGAACTCAGTGAGGGCAGTGCCCAACTGAAAAGAATGGCCGACGGCGACCAACAGGCCGTGCAATTGAGCCAGCTTCTTGAACAACTGCGGCCATTGCTTGACGATGCTTCGACAACATCGCTATAATGGCATGTTTTACATGCTCAGAGGCATGTCAACGCGATCTATTCAATAAAGTGACAAGCCGAGATACAACGGTTTGCCATAAAATACTTTTTGGGAGGAACAACCCTTGAACGACGCACTCGGAAACTGGAAAAGAACCCACTACTGTGGGGATATCAGCAGCGCGGACATCGGCAATGAAGTCTGCCTGATGGGCTGGGTTCAACGTCGCCGTGATCACGGCGGACTGATTTTTATCGACCTGCGCGACCGCGAAGGTATTGCCCAACTGGCTCTCGACCCGGATCGCGACCCCGAAGCCCATGAAAAAGCTGATAAAGTACGCAACGAGTACGTCGTCGCCGTTAAAGGCACGATCTCTCCACGCCCCGAGGGCACGGTTAACCCGAAGATGAAAACCGGCGAAGTTGAGGTGGAAGTCAGCGAACTGCGCATTCTTAACATCTCAAAAACACCGCCATTTATGCTCGATGACCATGTCGATGTCGCTGAGAATATCCGGCTCAAGCACCGCTACCTCGATCTGCGTCGACCGGCACTGCAAAAGAATATGATCCTGCGTCATAAGGTCACTCGCACCGTGCGCAGCTATCTCGACGAGCAGGGCTTCCTCGAAATCGAAACCCCGGTCCTGACAAAGAGTACCTCCGGAAGGCGCCCGCGATTATCTGGTACCGAGCCGCGTCAACAACGGCCAATTTTTCGCTTTGCCGCAAAGCCCGCAACTGTTCAAACAGCTGCTTATGGTCTCCGGCTACGATCGCTACTGCCAGATCGTTAAGTGTTTCCGCGATGAAGATTTGCGTGCCGACCGCCAGCCGGAATTCACCCAGATCGACTGCGAGATGAGCTTTGTCGACACCGATGACGTCATGACCATCATGGAGAACATGATAGCCCGCGTCTTCAAGGAAGCCATTGGTGTCGATGTGGTTGCTCCGATGGCGCGCATGACCTATGCCGAAGCCATGGATCGCTTTGGCGTCGACAACCCGGACCTGCGTTTCGGTCTGGAGCTAACCGAACTGTCCTCAATTGTCGACGGTTGCGGATTCAAAGTCTTTGCCGATGCGGTGAAAAACGGCGGCATGGTCAAGGCCATTAATGCCAAAGGCTGTGCAACGTTCTCACGCAAAGATCTCGACGATCTGACCGACTTCGTTAAAATTTACGGTGCAAAAGGGCTGGCCTGGGTCAAGATGACCGAAGACGGCTGGCAGTCCCCCATCGCCAAATTTTTCACACCTGAAGAGCTGGAAAAAATCAACCAGGCCCTCGATGCCCAGGTTGGTGACCTGCTGATGTTCGTTGCCGACAGTGCAACGATCACCAACGAAGCTCTCGGCCGTCTGCGCGGGCACCTCGGCCAGAAACTCGGTCTGGCCAAAAAAGATGATTACCAGTTTGTCTGGATCACCGACTTCCCGCTGCTTGAATGGGACGGGGAAGCAAAACGCCACGTCGCAGTCCACCATCCGTTTACTGCGCCGCGCGACGAAGACTTTGCCCTGCTCGACAGCGATCCCGGTAAAGCTTGTGCTAAAGCTTATGACTTGGTACTCAACGGCTCAGAAATTGGCGGCGGCAGTATTCGTATCCACGATCAGGCCATCCAGAGCAAAATGTTTGAACTGCTCGGC harbors:
- the hisS gene encoding histidine--tRNA ligase — encoded protein: MNDILPSEIATWQFLEDTARRIFATYGCQEIRVPVVEKTELFCRSIGETTDIVEKEMYTFNDKSDNSLTLRPEGTAPVMRSFIQHKLFNQDQVSKLYYLGPMFRYERPQKGRYRQFHQIGAEIIGIDDPRMDAQVLAMLSHYFEAVGLTDVSLQINSLGCPKCRPDYRQTLIDFLQQRLDQLCPDCQRRYATNPLRVLDCKSKSCKEATQDAPSVLDHLCDECDTHFATVQQCLNQLGTAYSINNRMVRGLDYYTKTTFEMVTNNLGAQNAVAAGGRYDGLVEELGGPSLPGIGFAMGVERLVLLLQDKKIKTPPPALFLATLGKDAEEFAFKVLHQLQREGIYAEMDFTGRSLKAQLRRADKLNCRYTIMIGDNELSEGSAQLKRMADGDQQAVQLSQLLEQLRPLLDDASTTSL